In a single window of the Aquarana catesbeiana isolate 2022-GZ linkage group LG13, ASM4218655v1, whole genome shotgun sequence genome:
- the LOC141116773 gene encoding LOW QUALITY PROTEIN: zinc transporter ZIP1-like (The sequence of the model RefSeq protein was modified relative to this genomic sequence to represent the inferred CDS: deleted 1 base in 1 codon), with protein MAAAQNMRSSDRREEEPKRTRGRLTCVSGPSALITPGAGATMEGDLARLVWRPGLEASPPAVVTDLEVKIGSLVTLLLLTLISGLIPLFLLRRQGSTDILSARRSALSLISCFAGGVFLATCLLDLLPDYLSGINEALGKLNITLQFPLQEFILAMGFFLVLVLEQIVLSYKDQPGPSEETHSLLASEGRHSGSDQPHVHVDVNAHSAVRAVILVMSLSLHSVLEGLAVGLLRESGKVLEICLALLIHKCIISFSLTLKLSQGRLRPRVILGCLLLFSFMTPLGIGIGVALTESSDPLHQLARSVLEGIATGTFLYITFLEILPHELNSGDQRIGKVVVMLCGFSVITAILFIKI; from the exons atggcggccgcacaGAACATGCGCTCTTCGGacaggagggaggaggagccaAAGAGAACCCGGGGA AGACTTACGTGTGTGTCCGGGCCGTCAGCGCTGATCACTCCGGG AGCTGGTGCCACCATGGAAGGAGACCTGGCCAGGCTGGTTTGGAGGCCGGGCCTGGAGGCCTCGCCCCCCGCCGTCGTCACCGACCTGGAGGTGAAGATCGGCTCTCTGGTCACCTTACTCCTCCTGACCCTCATCAGCGGCCTGATCCCCCTCTTCCTGCTGCGCCGCCAAGGGAGCACCGACATCCTGA GTGCCCGTCGCAGTGCGCTGAGCCTAATCAGCTGTTTTGCCGGTGGCGTCTTCCTGGCGACCTGCCTGCTGGACCTGCTACCTGACTACCTCTCCGGCATCAATGAGGCGCTCGGCAAGTTAAATATAACG CTCCAGTTCCCTCTGCAGGAGTTCATCTTGGCCATGGGGTTCTTCCTGGTTCTGGTTTTGGAGCAAATCGTGTTGAGCTACAAGGACCAGCCGGGCCCATCAGAAGAGACTCACTCCCTCCTGGCCTCGGAGGGCCGCCACTCCGGCTCGGACCAGCCGCACGTACACGTGGACGTCAACGCGCACTCGGCGGTGCGGGCGGTCATCCTGGTCATGTCGCTCTCCCTGCATTCCGTTCTGGAGGGTCTGGCGGTCGGCCTCCTGCGGGAGAGCGGGAAGGTCCTGGAGATCTGCCTGGCCCTCCTCATCCACAAGTGCATCATCTCCTTCAGCTTGACCTTGAAGCTGAGCCAGGGCCGCCTACGTCCTCGGGTCATCCTGGGCTGccttctgctcttctccttcatgaCCCCTCTGGGCATCGGCATCGGGGTGGCCCTGACGGAGTCCTCCGACCCCTTGCACCAGCTGGCTCGCAGCGTCCTGGAGGGCATCGCCACCGGCACCTTTTTGTACATCACCTTCCTGGAGATCCTGCCTCATGAACTGAATTCCGGCGACCAGCGCATTGGCAAGGTCGTGGTGATGCTATGCGGCTTCTCGGTTATCACCGCCATCTTGTTTATCAAGATCTAG